The following are from one region of the Dreissena polymorpha isolate Duluth1 chromosome 2, UMN_Dpol_1.0, whole genome shotgun sequence genome:
- the LOC127865574 gene encoding DNA-binding protein Ikaros-like, translated as MRRLSSVTMATVLDQTEYQQRYHTEDGEEEEKELNKDQLMVSFLLSKGKVYKCEHCHIIFEDCTLYLLHNRFHANDRDPFKYQICKKSCDGRVEFNCHLTSHIK; from the coding sequence ATGAGGCGCCTAAGCAGCGTCACCATGGCCACAGTATTGGACCAAACGGAGTACCAGCAGCGGTACCACACTGAGGATGGGGAGGAGGAGGAAAAGGAGCTGAACAAGGACCAGCTGATGGTCTCCTTCCTGCTGTCCAAGGGAAAGGTATACAAGTGTGAGCACTGTCACATCATCTTTGAGGACTGCACCCTTTATCTGCTTCATAACCGTTTCCATGCCAACGATCGGGACCCGTTCAAGTATCAGATCTGCAAAAAGTCGTGTGATGGCCGCGTGGAGTTCAACTGCCATCTTACCAGCCACATCAAGTAA